The DNA sequence CTGTCCTGATCTCGACctgcaagctctttgttatatttttctctcccctgtccagctgaggaggtggggagtgatagaacggctttggtggccacctggcatccagccagggttaacccatcacaAGTGGCCAGTGCTTTGTATCTGTACTGACTCATGGGTGGTGGTGCcgtgtgggggtggttacagcaatggaagcagagcaactggcagcacaGGGGTAAACCCATCTGCGCTGGCACAgtgtggcaagatattgcatCCCGGCTAGAGAATCCAGCTGTAAAAGTACAtcacgtagatgctcatgtacccaagagtcAGGCCACAGAAGAACATCAGAACGACCAGCGGGTGGATCAGGCTGctaagattgaagtggctcaggtggacctggactggcaacataagggtgaatTATTTATGGCTTGGTGGGCCCATGctacctcaggccatcagggaagagatgcaacatagaGATGGGCTCatgatcgaggggtggacttgactATGGACACTATTTCACaagttatccatgaatgtgaattctgctgcaattaagcaagccaagtggTTAAACTctctgtggtatggagggcaaTGGCTGAACTATAAATATGGGAAGGCCTGGCACATCGACTGTATCACACTCACACAAACCCACCAAGGCAAGCGCCATGTGCTTACAGTGGTGGAAacaaccactggatggctggaaatgTATCCCATGCTCTGTGCCACTGCCCAGAatatcctgggccttgaaaaacaagttttgtggtgacatggcaccccagaaagaattgagtcagacaatgggatccatttctaaaaaaactcagacacctgggccaaagagcatggcattgagtgggtatatcacatcccctatcatgcaccagcctcctGGAAAATCGAAcaatacaatggactgttaaagactacactgagagcaatggggggtgggaccttcaaacattgggatacacatttagcaaaagccacctggttagtcaacaccagaggatctgccaatcggggtggccctgcccaatcagaacTTTTAtgtactgtagaaggggataaagtccctgtagtgcacataaaatatatgttagggaagacagtctgggttactcctgcctcaggcgAAGGCAAACCCATTTGTGGGATCACTTTTGCTCGAggacctgggtgcacttggtgggtgatgtgAAAGGATGGGGAATTCcaatgtgtgcctcaaggggatttgaatttaggtgagaatagccaatgaattaaactgtatgatgtAAATTGCTGTATAACCCTGTCACTGTATGTCATCTTTACTATAACTGTTATACGCCACATCAATGGTATTacagtaagaatcacttagatTAAGGAAAAATGAACTTTGATAAAATGGAGCAAAGCgcagtagtgatggaaccagGACTGCtttcagcatgcaacaatccaacactacacaccatcctcctgctgcgcCCAATGTCACCCGCCCGCCGTACTGCACCGAAGCCCAATCCTGCTCTGCCAACTGAGCAGACTTTGCACCATCTCTCCTTCCCAGAAAGGCTgttatgacagatggagcccaaagcCATGGGCTAAATGAACTCAGTGGACATTTTATAGGAATGGCCCAGAGACCAAGggaatgatatctctgtgtgtgtatatatatctcaAAGGACAGGAAAGGTGATGGTGATTAATTGGGATGTATTAGAAAGTATGGGACCTGAGTGTGACGTAAATGGTATAGAATAGGCGatggatactgtcctggtttcggttgggatagagttaattttctttctagtagctagtatagtgttatgttttagatttagtatgagaataatgttgataacacactgatgttttcagttgttgctaaatagtgtttatactaagtcaaggatttctcagcttctcatgcccagccagcaagaaggctggaggggcacaagaaactgggaggggacacagccaggacagctgacctaaactggccaaaggaatattccataccatgtgacatcatgcccattatatataaactggggacaGTTGACTGGgaggggtggatcactgcttgggaactaactgggcagcggtcggcaagtggtgagcaattgcattgtgcatcacttttgtgtattccaattcttttattattgttatcattataattttattattattataattttctttctttctgtcctattaaactgttctttacctcaacctatgagttttactttttttccctgattctctcccccatcccactgcgtgGGGGGGAggtgagcgagtggctgtgtggtgcctagttgctgtctggggttaaactacCACACCaagttaatttccttttatgagAAGGTCACCCATCTAGTTGACCAAGGGAAGCCAGTAATGCAGTGGTTTGggattttagcaaagcttttgatactgtctctcACAGTATCCTTCTGGATACACTGTCCAGTACACTGCTAGACAAGTCCATAATACGTTGGGTGAGCACTTGGCTGACAGGTCAGGCTCAAAGGGTTATAGTAAATGGGGTTACATCAGGCTGGCATCCAGTCACCAGAggggttccccagggctcaatttTAGTGGTAGagctctttaatgtttttatgaaTGATCTGGACACAGGAATCGAATGTACATTAAATAAGTTTGCTGACGATACTAAACTGggaggagctgtggactccCTCGAGGGTAGAAAGGTGTtgcagagagatctggacagaCTAAAGAGCTGGGCAATCACCAActgtatgaaatttaacaagagcaagaGCCAGATTCGCCACCTGGGACAGAGTAATCCTGGTTATacatatgtcctggtttcagctaggacagagttaattgtcttcctagtaactggtatagtattatgttttgggttcagtatgagaagaatgttgataacacactgatgttttcagttgttgctgagtagtgtttagactcagtcaaggatttttcagcttctcatgcccagccagcaagaaggctggaggggcacaacaagttgggaggggacacggccagaacagctgacccaaagtagccaaaggggtattccataccatgtgatgtcatgtctagtatataaactggggggagtggggctgggggtaatcgccacttggggactaactgggcattggtcggtgggtggtgagcaattgcattgtgcatcacttgtatattccaatccttttattattgtcattttattattatcattattagtttcttcttttctgttctgctaaactgttcttatctcaatccaggagttttacttcttttttccccgattctctcccccatcccactgggtggaggggaagtgactgagcagctgcgtggtgcttagttgctggctggggttaaaccatgacaacatgCAAATTGGGGGacgagaggctggagagcagcgtCACAGAAAGAGGTCTGGGGGGTTGTGTTGATGGCAAGTTaaatatgagtcaacagtgtgccctggaAGCCAAAAGGACCAACTGTGTCCtgggtgcatcaagcacagcgTAGCTAGctggtcgagggaggtgatcatCCCACTCTCCATAGCACTGGTGCAGCCccacctcaagtactgtgtgcagttttgggtgcCTCACTCcaagaaggacatcaaactattagagggtgtccagaggagggggaccaagatggtgaaaggcctTGAGCGCAAGACttctgaggagcggctgaggtcacttggtttgttcatcttggagaagagaaggctgaggggtgacctcatcgCAGTCGACAACTTCCTCAAGGGGGACAGCAGAGGGGGAGCTGCTGATCTGCTCTGTCTGGTGACCAGTGATGGGACACGAGGAAATGGACtgaagctgtgtcaggggaagttcagactggacatagaaaaatgtttttcactggGAGAGTGGTCAGTCACTAGAACAGGCTCCCAGGGCAGTGGTCATGGCACTAAGACTGTCAGActtcaaggagcatctggatgatgctgttagtcatatggtttagtttcaGGTCatcctgtgaggagcagggagttggacttaatgatccttatgggtcccttccaacttgagatattctgtgattctatgctCCAGTCGTGGAAGATAATGGGGCTCCAAGGGCTGATTCAGATCTGCCTCTGCAGGGCTTTTGGCCCCCTTTCTGCACTGGAGCCTCCTCCTACCCTCCTTGGTGCTGGCtgcacacaccctgccactgtCTGCCTTCCTGGTGCTCCTGCCAGGATGTGCACTTTGCTCGCTCCATGCCTCCGCCTGCTCCTGGCTCTTGGCCTGTGCTGCTGGATCAGGGACCTGAATGGGGACGGAGGGAGAATGGTAGACTGGGAGGTGAGGATGGGGCACTGGGAAGATGGATGTGGAGCTGTGTGTGAGGTCTGGGAGCTGGAGCCATGTTCGGTGCCCCAGTGATGCTCCCTGCCCGAAACTGCCTCCCAACGAAACTTCCTCCCAACGGCTGCTGTTGCAAAAGGCTTTCTGGGAATAGGCGAGTCTTGGCGTCATCTGCCTCTCGCCGCTCTGCATACCCAGCTTCTGCTTGGCTGGGCCTGGGTGGTCCCCCCATGGAGCCCTGCTATGCCTGCGGTGCTGCCGGTCCTGCCCGAGAGCACCCTCAGCGATGGTGCTGCCCGCGGCTGCGCAGGCAGCAGGGCTTTGGCCCAGCCgggtccctgcctgctgcaggcagcccaaGAAAGAGCAGGAAGCGCCTGGGCGCTAACAGCGAGGCTGCGGGGGCTTCCTCGATGTTGATCTTGAGCTGACTTCCTTCCCGGTGGGGAGCgggtggccggggggggggggcgggggcgtTGCTGAGCCACGGTTCATTCATCCGCAAGGCGGGAAGAGAATCTGCGTCACTGCCCAGCAGCTGCGCTCGCAGGATGCTGCGTTGCTGTTTCCATTGAGGTCATTTTGCCGAGCGGAGCTTTTCTGTCTCCCCGGCCCTTGTGTGTGCACCCacgggggaggcgggggggggcgggcaggcaCCCAGCGCGGGGCCTGTAGTGCCCTGCccgctgctcctgcctgctctgctgcaaaCAGCTGGAAGGCTGTTGGCTATGCATCCTCGGCAGCggcgctggagcagagcctTGCCTGTGATGCCTGTTTGAATAGGTGCTCACGACACGCGAACGCTGGATTGCATCAGGAGCAGGTTTCTGGGCGGCTGGTCCCAGCCTGGATGCTGGCTTCTGGCTGCCGGCTCGACTGCCAAACAGTTCTCCCGAGACTGGTGCTTCCCATCACTTAGAGCTGCCTGTTGCTCCCGGAGTTGAGGAGACTGTAGCGGAGCAGCGTGGGCGCTGGCCGGGGACTCACTCCCTGCGGAGCTCACGGGTGTCGGGGCAGAGCCCCCCTCCACGCCTCGGGCTGAGCTCCGGCTGCGCTCCCTGTGGCAGGGCCTGCCTCCTCGCTGCGCCCCAGCCCTCgccttgctcccagccccggcAGGGCAGGGCCCGGGCAGGCTCTGCCCTCCTGGCACATCGGGGCTCGGGGGACCCTCAGCCGCCCCCTCTGTGGCCTTTCCCGGGGGAGCACAGCTGAAGCTGCCAGCCGCACGGTTCCTTGCCCTGGGCTCGGCGTTGCCGCCCGCACCAGCCGCACTCCCGGGGGCCGAGACGTGCCTGACCTCAGCCCCGCTGCCATTTATGACTTGAATTTATGGAttggttgtgtgtttttttttttctttttttcttttaaatctgtgaCCTGGGGGGCGGCAGGGCGCGGCGAACCGGGCACGGGTGGGGCTGGGCGGAGACTGGCTTCCCCGCACCGGCCGCGGGGCTGGTCCCGCTCGCCCGTCGCTTCGCGTGGGGCGGGTCTGCGGGAGCGCGGGGGGGCACCCGGGGCATGCGAGGGCTCGGTGCCTGTTTCCGGCGGGCGGAGCCGGTCCGCCCTTCAACCCCTCGGCGGCGGCGACAGCGGCGGCACTCCCGGGACGAGCAGAGCGGAGCTGAACGGGACCGCACCGGAacgagccgagccgagccgagccgcgccgcCGGTGAgtggcggcgggcgccgtcgCCGGGCCGGGCGGAGCCTGGCGCAACCGGTGCCGCGCTTGCATCAGCCGCCGAGCGCACGTGGGGCCGGTGCGGGCGGCGGCCGGGACCTGCCCCGGCTTCCCGTCCCGGTCCCGCGTTCCCCGGCGGTTCGGAGCGTGGCTGGCGGCTCCCGGGGGCTGGAGTGGGGGTCCCGAGCGGGGGCTGACGGCCCGCGGCTGCTGTCCCGAgccgcggcgggaggcggcgggcggcgggaggcggcgggcagcgggagCTGTCGCCCGACGCGTCGCTGCTCCTCTCGTCTGCCCGCCCGTAGCTCGCTGCGCGCTCTCCATCTCGGGTGACAGCGTGGCTGCCTGCGAGGCACCTCGCCGGCCATGGGCTGAGCCTCCCCGGAGCCGGCCGACCCGCCTGAGCAGCTCTCCCTAGGCCGGCTCCGACGGGTGCTGGTGAGGGTCTGGGCACTTCTCGTGTTCCTTTCCCCGGTCACGGCGATTCCCAGCGCAGCAGGGCCCGCGGGGGCTGCGAAGGGGGAGGCTGTCCCACATCTTCTTTCTCGGCACGCTCGTGCTTTTTTCTCTGCGCTGCCCTGGGAATAAGGGCTGAGCACGTTTCTGCTGCCAGCCCCGCGCTTGCAGTTTGCAGAGCTTGCGTCGGGTGTCAGAAATCCTTGGAGCAATTGAGCCCCGCTGGGGAAGGCAGACAGAGCTGCCCAGGCGGTGGCTGGGGAGGGTGCCAGTGCTGGGGCACTTGTTCCCTTGAAACCTGGCCCAgaggctgccctgggctgcaACAGCTCCGTGGGCCAAGGCCAAACATGGCATGTGCCAACTCAGGAGGAGGTTTCTCCAGACATAGGCTGGTTTGCTGGTTATGGGGAAGCAGCCGAGCTGGTGGCTGCCACTGCAACCCTGGTTATCCCCCTTGGTGGAAAAGGGTCACAGTCATCCTCGTGTATACTTGCGCTGATCCATACAGCATGGTGTCGGTGCTGCCCCAGGAGCCTGACTGGAGCATGTTTCATTTCCCGATGAAGGGAGCAgctggtggggagaaggtgctggtgggtgggtggttgaGTGCTGGGCACGGGGTGCCAGCTGCGGCCATGGGCATTGAGAGCCACTCTCCTTGCAGCTCCTCTCACCTTGTGCCGACTGCCTGCTCCACAGGGTGCTCGTCTCCCAGAGCTTTTAGGGGATGGGTAGCAGCTGTGAGGAAGGGAAGTGGGTGTGTTGCACATTTAGGGCAATTGCAGCCTGCAGTTGCAGTGTGCGGGCTGCTTGGCAAGCACTGTCAGCATGCAAGGGATGTGCGCCGGGGGCCCGCGCTGTGTGTCTGGCCATGCATCCCTGCCGAGGGTGTAGTGCAGATGCTGGGAGCAAAGGAGGAATGGCTGTGTCCCAGTGAGTCAGCCCAGCATACCAAATCCTCATTTGGAGGAATGCTTTGTCTTCCTGCCATCACTGCTGTGCACGCCCACACGCCTGGCTGGAGGGATGCGCCAGCAGTCAAGTTTGGGCTGAGGGATCTCCAGGCTGCCAGATCAGTGGGGAGTTGCTGGGAGACAGTGGGCAAGCTCTGGGACATGCCCGGGAGGCCCATGGTGGAGACCACACAGGGCTTGTGCAACGAGCCTATTTCCACCATGGACTTACTGGGTTCATCCCTGGCTCACTCTCCTGGTGCAGGGGCTGTGCAGGTGGGGTATGCACAGCCCCACAGTGCCTTGGAGGGAGCTGCCATGGTCTCTGCCCCACCAGCATGGCAGGGGCTTGGTGCCAACAGGTTGGCCGGGAGCAGGCACAGCTCCTGTGGGCAtcgctgcctgccctgcttccTGCAGGACACTGAGCTTCACACTCCTGTGGTCCCTTCTCTTGCAGGGGTTTTAAGCAGCTGAGCACCACCCACGAGAGAACAAGATGTTTGGAGGAAAAATGACCAGTGTTGGGAAGAAGCTGATCCGCCGGCGCATGGTGGATCTGAGCTCCGAGGACACACGTTTTGCTCGCTGCCTCTCCACACTGGATCTCATAGCCCTTGGGGTGGGCAGCACGCTGGGGGCTGGCGTGTAtgtgctggctggggaggtggCCAAGGAGATGGCTGGTCCCTCCATCGTCCTCTGCTTCCTTGTGGCTGCTCTCTCATCGGTACTGGCTGGACTTTGCTATGCAGAGTTTGGGGCCCGTGTCCCCAAGACCGGCTCTGCCTACCTCTACAGCTATGTCACCGTTGGTGAGATCTGGGCTTTCACAACTGGCTGGAACCTCATCCTCTCCTATGTGATAGGTAAGGGGCTGGGCAGGATGCTGGCACATGTGCCCAGGCTCCTTCCAGCACGGCACTGTCGGAGTGGGGGGCTTGTGGGGGCAGTGTGTGGTGCTGTGGGAGCAAGGTGTGGGCTGTAATCAGcagggaggtgggtgctggagtGGGGGTGGCCAGTACCTCTCTGCCCTGGGCTTGGACTAATGCACAGATTTGCCATCGACCAGGCACAGCCAGCGTGGCTCGAGCCTGGAGCGCAGCATTTGACAACATCATTGGCAACCACATCTCCACCTTCTTCATGAACAAGACCACACTGCACCTGCCAGGGGTGCTGGCTGAGCGCCCAGACTTCTTCGCCCTGATCCTGATTGGGCTGCTCACTGGTGAGTGCGTAGGAGTGGCTCCGTGGCTCTGTGGGTGGTGGCATGGGAGCCCGGTGGGTCCCCACTCACTCCTTTTGTCCCCGCAGCGCTGCTGGCCTTTGGCGTCAGTGAATCTGCCCTCGTGAACAAAATCTTCACAGCAGTGAACCTGGTGGTGCTGGGCTTTGTCATCATCGCGGGCTTCGTGAAGGGAGACATCAAGAACTGGCAGCTCTCAGTGGAGGACTACATCAACCACTCATACCTGGACCCACTGGATGACATCAGGTGAGGAGAGCAACCATGCCAGGCCAGGGTCTGGCACAGGACTGGCACTGGCCCTGCTGTCCTTGCAGCCCGTGGGAactgctcttctccctcctttccagCAAAAAAGCCTTCGGCTCCGGCGGGTTTGTCCCCTTTGGACTGGAAGGGATCCTGACCGGTGCTGCCACCTGTTTCTATGCCTTCGTGGGCTTTGACTGCATTGCCACCACAGGTACCACCTTGGGCAAGGGTGGCATGGGCATTTCCCCAGCGCAACTGGTGGCTGGCTGGGACCTACTGGAGAGGATGCTCCATGGCGTGGGAAACAGCCCATCCCTCCACTCCTGGGAGGTTTCCCCACGGTGGCTCTGTCCTCAGCTGGGCCAGCACAAAAGGGCTCATAGCCTGCCCTGACCCAGGAAAAGGGGCTCCCTGCAATGAGCAGTGGGAGCGGggctgcaccctgcctgcacaggcagctTCTGGGACAGCAGGGAGCCTTTCCGCTGCCAAGTtgaggctgcagcagtgctgggaattGCTAATGCCTCCTGGTTATTTCCCAGCCTCAAGtaacatttttctaaacaaCTGAGTTCGTACAGAACTGCCGCTCTCTGAAGCACAGGGAGCTCTCAATTTCCTCTCATTCCCCCAGGAATCTACTTAGTGGGTGGCTGGTACAGGCTGTTCTGCGTGACCTCCCTGCCtgtgcttccccccccccgccagggaCTGCCCGACAgccacctccttccctcctaCTCTGGCTGCTGAGCCCCTTGCCAGGGAGTGTGGTGCAGTGGGAGAGCATGCCTTTGCAAAGGCCAGGGGACAGAGGGCATGGTGGTTGCATTGCTGTGCCCACATGCGCAGAAGATCTGCATTCAGCAGGCTCTGCGGGGAgcgggagctgctggagggggcagagggctggcatggccagagaggctgtgagcccagctgccaggcagctgcATGCCTGgaagctggggctgcagccacACGCTTCTGCTCTTGGCAGTGCCGAAGACTCTGCCAGCGCAGCAGCACGGCTGGGGACCCTTCCTCTCCAacagcccctgcctgctgctgcccagccccacGCTGCCATGGAAAGTCCCTGCTGTGGCTCGTCCTCTGgggccagctgccctgtgctgtgCCATGGAGCAGGGATGGATGCTGCCTTTTGTCTCTCCACAGGGGAGGAAGCCAGGAACCCACAGCGCTCAATCCCTATTGGCATCATTGTGTCCCTCCTCATCTGCTTCGTGGCTTATTTCGGGGTCTCTGCAGCCCTGACCCTCATGGTGCCTTACTTCCTCCTGAACAAGGAGAGCCCCCTGCCTGAGGCTTTCAAGGCAGTGGGCTGGGAGCCCGCCCGCTACGCTGTTGCTGTCGGCTCGCTCTGTGCCCTCTCCACCAGGTAGGACTGGCTTCATCCCTGGCACTGCCTGGCACAGCACAGGGACCAGCAGCATGCgtcctggctgggctgggggtttGCCCCGTCTGGCTGCTGTCCTGCTCCTGGCACAGAGCTGGTCCCCCTGCTGTCTGGGTGGCAGGTGTGGACAGCTTACCGGGCAGGCCCTGAGCCATCTCTCCCCCAACAGCTTGCTGGGCTCCATGTTCCCCATGCCCCGTGTGATCTATGCCATGGCAGAGGACGGGCTGCTCTTCAAGTTCCTCTCCAGCATCAACAACCGCACGAAGACCCCTCTGTCAGCAACCATCACCTCAGGGCTCCTTGCGGGTAAGGCTCCTGGCCGCCGCCTCACACTTGGCTCTGCGGCAGTCTGGAGCCTTGCTTATGCTGCATGTCCTCGTTGCAGCGGTGATGGCCTTCCTGCTTGACCTGAAGGACCTGGTGGACCTCATGTCGATCGGCACGCTGCTCGCCTACTCCCTGGTGGCGGTGTGCGTGCTCATCCTCCGGTGGGTGCTTCCTCTCACGTGGCAGTGCCCGGGGTTGATGTGCCTTGCATTGAGCCTGGGGCTTGTGGCCACAGCTTTTTCCCAGGGGCCACAGCCTGGGGAAGCATCAAGCCCCCAAGGTGGAGGCTGCTCACAAGAGCCTGCACAGTGTCTCTGGGCACATCTGTGGAGTGGCCGTCACGGGGCCACTGCCAGAGCAGCTTGTGGGGCttgaggagcaggagggataTGAGGGTGCTGCCCACTGTCCCCCTGGGCTGGGAGGTTCCTCgggctctgctgcagcttgtCCTGCCTGCTCAGGTACCAGTCCGGGCAGCTGAACTCCCCAAAGGCCATGGAGATGCTGGAGCTGAACGGGAATGAGGAGGAGAGGGTGATCATGAACCCAGCTGTCACCGCTGCCAGTGCCCAGCAGAAAGAGACACTGTCCCTGGCAACACTCTTCAACCCGCCTGAGGACACCCCTACCATGCTCTCGGGGCGTATTGTCTATGTCTGTGTCTCGGTCATTGGTGAGTGagtgggagcaggcagctgatGTCCCCTCCTGCCAGAGGCCAGAGCATTTTGGCAtgtctctgcagagctgggaggggatggTGGACACactgggcagaggagaggggctaGGTAGCACAGGCTGCCAGCTGCTGTTGGCAGTGCCAGTGGGTGCTGGACCTGCTCTGCCCTGAGCAGGGTGCCAAGTGCAGGGCATGGTTGGGGTTTGGGGCACACGGTGGCTGATGGAGGACATGGGCACTAAGCCAGCCATGTGGTCATGGGTGGTCACGAGAGCTCCCTGTGACGAGCCTGGCCCAGGCTGGCCACCCGGTGAGAGTGGTCTTCAGCTCCCTGAGAGCACTCGGGTTTGGCCAGCAAGGTTTGATACATCCATCAATGGCTTCATTGTGCAGCCAGAATGGAGTggctcagccagctctgggTAAGCATCAGAGCTGGGTTTGAGCCTAGCCGAGTGCAGGCTTCCCACTTCTTGACAGGCTGGCAAGTTCCCCCAGCAAAGCACCTTCCTGAggcttcgggggggggggtgttggagACAGCACATGCTAGACCCATAACTGACCAAGAGGAGTGGGTGCCTCAGCCCAGCTGTTGGTGAGGCTTGGTGTCCCAGGGGGGCCACATCCTATGCAGCCCCCTGATTGCCCCCTCTCTTGCAGCCACACTGATCACGGTCATCTGCGTGGTCCTCACCCTCAAGGTGACCGCGCTGAAAGATGCCAGTGTGGGCTGGATCGTGGCCCTGGTGCTGCTCCTCATGGCTCTGCTCATTCCCACCATCATCGTTTGGAGGCAGCCACAGAGCAACGCACGGTTGAACTTCAAAGTGAgtgcagcccccagcagctTGGTGTCTGCATCCCTGTGGACCCCCAGCAGGGTCTGGGCCATTGCAGGGTCTGCCAGGGCTTGCTTCTGGACAGTCACTGTCCAGGAAAGTCCAGGGCCCCGAGACGCAGCTCTCCAAGGTGCAGTCCCCAGCGTGGCAGTGCCCAGGTGCTCTCTAGGCTGTGGTGGGGTGGGATCCCTCTGTGGCCGGGAGCATCCTCGAGCCTGGCCGGGTCCCTTAAGGCACAGCTGACATGGCTCCTCCTGTCCCTTGCAGGTACCTTTCCTACCACTCCTGCCGATATTCAGCATCTTTGTTAACATCCTGCTGATGGTACAGCTGAGTGCCGGCACTTGGGTGCGGTTTGCCATCTGGATGGCTGTGGGTAGGTGTCCTGTGGAGGTGAGCACGGTGCCTGCTGTTATGCTGGCAGCCCACCGCTGTGCATTTCATTGCGGAAACTGTCCTGCAGGTTTTATGATTTACTTCGGCTACGGGATTCGGAACAGCGTGGAAGGGAAAAATGCGGAAGAACCCTGTGCCACAGTAGAAAAGCCTCTGCACCACCCCGGACTGGACCTCGGccccggggctgctgctgtctgAGGTACCAGGCATTGGCACTCTGTGGATCTTTGCTAGTATTCCTGCTTGGGAATAAGATCATGATCCGCATGGTACATCCATCCCCTCTCCCGCAGGGAGCGAGTCCCAAAGTCAGGACCACAGAACTGGGTCGTGTGCTGCCCT is a window from the Buteo buteo chromosome 22, bButBut1.hap1.1, whole genome shotgun sequence genome containing:
- the SLC7A3 gene encoding cationic amino acid transporter 3 — protein: MFGGKMTSVGKKLIRRRMVDLSSEDTRFARCLSTLDLIALGVGSTLGAGVYVLAGEVAKEMAGPSIVLCFLVAALSSVLAGLCYAEFGARVPKTGSAYLYSYVTVGEIWAFTTGWNLILSYVIGTASVARAWSAAFDNIIGNHISTFFMNKTTLHLPGVLAERPDFFALILIGLLTALLAFGVSESALVNKIFTAVNLVVLGFVIIAGFVKGDIKNWQLSVEDYINHSYLDPLDDISKKAFGSGGFVPFGLEGILTGAATCFYAFVGFDCIATTGEEARNPQRSIPIGIIVSLLICFVAYFGVSAALTLMVPYFLLNKESPLPEAFKAVGWEPARYAVAVGSLCALSTSLLGSMFPMPRVIYAMAEDGLLFKFLSSINNRTKTPLSATITSGLLAAVMAFLLDLKDLVDLMSIGTLLAYSLVAVCVLILRYQSGQLNSPKAMEMLELNGNEEERVIMNPAVTAASAQQKETLSLATLFNPPEDTPTMLSGRIVYVCVSVIATLITVICVVLTLKVTALKDASVGWIVALVLLLMALLIPTIIVWRQPQSNARLNFKVPFLPLLPIFSIFVNILLMVQLSAGTWVRFAIWMAVGFMIYFGYGIRNSVEGKNAEEPCATVEKPLHHPGLDLGPGAAAV